A region from the Haliaeetus albicilla chromosome 16, bHalAlb1.1, whole genome shotgun sequence genome encodes:
- the INCENP gene encoding inner centromere protein isoform X1, giving the protein MMAAAAAGPAQLPAVCNRRLAEFLRQVDETDLVWLKEIREEAARMFSSHYSDEPELMPKTPSQKNRQRRKRLSALQEENQEPSRKRLSRRRNSSVKVVPSIRYSQRLRNKENLELIRAEAKEICPPQRVTRSQAATSAKSSQVLPETPPVQQVEGKVPLVEADVSDHIITELHVQKSASKAAEKLSMTFVLSSDDGSPRESSVAKSLPVPTAFELMIPHTPEANDAGESEAMSQLKTAKAANTTVVLSEGPRLEEVDDSAEVQEGSDKELSQHIRDSPGTPTGSRLSRRSVRRSLMGKTSMTHRTSLAEKYSLASKRESMMRKSVARGMVKRKAAQKSSVSSSRMDVSSSGEAPEDEETVVKTGPPPGPCTPSKLSPQSPQMSLRSRTISRNEQLQETSNNESNLNKNGETQEPPQSARRKPSYKRAVDERYDNQQAEDGGLSPPRRKTPSPTFPASKVVRPFKTFLHTVQKNQLLMTPSSVGRNGVIKSFIRYNTPLQSNPKEKERQKLETLRKKQEAEQLRKQKLEEEKKRRLEEARLKREERLRKVLQARERAEQIEEERKRRIEQKIALFDEKTEKVREERLAEEKMKKKAAAKKMEEAEARRRHDEEARKQKALQQEEEERRHKELMQKRKEEEQERARKIAEQRQAEQEREKQLAVEREMEKKKEQERIQAEKLHEQQEKAARLQKEVLSAKEQLHKETEKKEQEEQRLAEMKSQEQEQKKLPKEQKAKDIAQTQHLENKENSPACNSYQMTPQAQKDSKAPTVNPNNYGMDLNSDDSTDDESQPRKPIPAWATGNQLSQAVIRQYYNPPNVDALFGVIASPKLEDIFYKSKPRYFKRTSSAVWSSPPFPGAKSVLGLPYSLKKY; this is encoded by the exons atgatggcggcggcggcggcgggcccggcgCAGCTGCCGGCGGTATGCAACAGGCGGCTGGCGGAGTTCCTGCGGCAGGTGGACGAGACCGACCTAGTGTGGCTGAAGGAGATCCGTGAGGAGGCGGCCAGGATGTTCAGCAG CCACTACAGCGACGAGCCGGAGCTGATGCCCAAGACGCCGTCGCAGAAGAACCGGCAGCGGAGGAAGCGCCTTTCCGCCCTGCAGGAGGAGAACCAGGAGCCGAGCAGGAAGAG GTTATCTAGAAGGAGGAATAGCAGTGTCAAGGTGGTACCCTCCATACGATACTCTCAAAGACTCCGGAATAAAGAAAACCTGGAACTAATCAGGGCTGAGGCCAAAGAAATCTGTCCACCTCAACGTGTGACAAGATCCCAGGCTGCAACATCTGCTAAAAGCTCCCAGGTCCTTCCTGAGACCCCTCCTGTCCAGCAAGTAGAAGGGAAGGTTCCCTTAGTAGAAGCTGATGTCAGTGATCACATTATCACTGAGCTACACGTCCAGAAGAGTGCATctaaagcagcagagaagctcTCCATGACCTTTGTCTTGAGCTCAGATGATGGTTCTCCCAGGGAAAGCAGTGTTGCCAAATCACTGCCTGTGCCCACAGCCTTTGAGCTGATGATCCCTCATACCCCCGAGGCAAACGATGCCGGAGAAAGCGAGGCTATGTCCCAGCTGAAGACAGCAAAGGCAGCTAATACTACAGTTGTTTTAAGTGAAGGGCCTAGGCTGGAGGAGGTAGATGACTCTGCTGAGGTACAAGAGGGGTCTGATAAGGAGCTTTCCCAGCACATAAGGGATAGCCCAGGGACTCCGACAGGCTCCAGGCTGAGCCGTCGCTCAGTGCGCAGGAGTCTGATGGGTAAAACTTCCATGACTCACAGAACCTCCCTGGCAGAGAAATACTCACTAGCCAGCAAGAGGGAAAGTATGATGCGGAAATCTGTCGCCAGGGGAATGGTCAAGAGGAAGGCAGCTCAGAAGTCATCTGTGTCCTCCAGTCGCATGGATG tcTCCAGCTCTGGAGAGGCACCAGAGGATGAAGAAACAGTTGTCAAAACTGG gccTCCTCCTGGACCTTGTACCCCCTCCAAGTTG AGTCCTCAAAGTCCACAAATGTCCCTTCGCTCTCGAACTATCAGCAGAAATGAACAGCTGCAGGAGACGAGCAACAACG aaagcaactTAAATAAGAATGGGGAGACCCAGGAaccaccccagagtgccag GAGAAAGCCAAGTTACAAAAGAGCTGTGGATGAACGCTATgacaatcagcaggcagaagATGGAGGGCTTTCtcctccaagaagaaaaacCCCGTCCCCTACCTTTCCAGCCAGCAAA GTTGTACGtcctttcaaaacatttttgcacACTGTGCAGAAGAACCAGCTCCTCATGACGCCAAGCTCTGTGGGGAGAAATGGAGTAATAAAATCTTTTATCAGGTACAACACTCCTCTCCAATCTAATCCCAAG gaaaaggagagacagaAGCTAGAGACTctgagaaaaaagcaagaagctgagcagctgagaaaacaaaaactggaggaagaaaagaaacgGCGACTAGAAGAGGCAAGGCT GAAGCGTGAGGAGCGCCTGCGCAAAGTGTTGCAAGCTCGGGAACGGGCAGAACAAatagaggaagagaggaaaaggcGCATTGAGCAGAAGATAGCTCTGTTTGATGAGAAGACTGAGAAG GTGCGGGAAGAAAGGTTGGcagaagagaagatgaaaaagaaagcagctgccaagaaaatggaagaagcaGAGGCCCGGCGCAGGCATGATGAAGAggccagaaaacaaaaagcactgCAGCAG gaggaggaggaacgtCGGCACAAAGAGCTAatgcagaagaggaaggaagaggagcaggaaCGTGCCAGGAAGATTGCTGAGCAGAGACAGGCAgaacaggagagagagaaacaactGGCTgtagagagagagatggagaagaagaaggaacaGGAGAGGATCCAGGCAGAAAA GCTACATGAACAGCAGGAGAAAGCTGCTCGCCTGCAAAAGGAAGTGTTGTCTGCTAAAGAACAGCTCCacaaagagacagaaaagaaagaa caggaggagcagaggctAGCAGAGATGAAGAGTCAGGAgcaagaacagaagaaactacCAAAGGAACAAAAGGCTAAAGATATAGCCCAAACACAGCACCTAGAAAACAAAGAG AATTCACCTGCCTGCAATTCATACCAGATGACTCCACAGGCCCAGAAAGATTCAAAGGCCCCCACGGTAAATCCAAACAACTATGGAATGGATCTGAATAGCGATGACTCTACTGATGACGAAAGCCAGCCTCGCAAGCCCATCCCTGCCTGGGCCACTG GGAATCAGCTTAGCCAAGCTGTAATCCGCCAGTACTACAACCCTCCCAATGTTGATGCACTCTTTGGGGTGATTGCAAGCCCCAAGCTGGAGGACATCTTTTACAAAAGCAAACCACGCTACTTCAAGCGCACAAGCTCTGCTGTGTGGAGTTCCCCACCATTTCCAGGTGCCAAATCGGTTCTAGGTCTGCCATACAGCCTGAAAAAGTACTGA
- the SCGB1C1 gene encoding secretoglobin family 1C member 1 — MQKMALSAMKLTVTLLITVVLCSSLGAGSAHEIVPSFLQTLLEGSAEQLYTGPISQYKVDDLTRAALTALKECIDELSPEHVKALVNLLKLVRTEA, encoded by the exons ATGCAGAAAATGGCACTCTCTGCTATGAAGCTGACTGTTACTCTGCTCATCACCGtggtgctctgcagctcccttg GAGCTGGCTCTGCTCATGAGATTGTCCCTAGCTTTCTTCAGACGCTTCTTGAAGGCTCTGCTGAACAGCTGTACACTGGACCAATTTCTCAGTATAAAGTCGATGACTTGACTAGAGCTGCTTTGACCGCATTAAAGGAATGTATTGATGAGCTTTCTCCTGAGCATGTAAAGGCCCTCGTCAACCTGCTG aaacttGTTCGGACAGAGGCTTAA
- the INCENP gene encoding inner centromere protein isoform X2, with the protein MMAAAAAGPAQLPAVCNRRLAEFLRQVDETDLVWLKEIREEAARMFSSHYSDEPELMPKTPSQKNRQRRKRLSALQEENQEPSRKRLSRRRNSSVKVVPSIRYSQRLRNKENLELIRAEAKEICPPQRVTRSQAATSAKSSQVLPETPPVQQVEGKVPLVEADVSDHIITELHVQKSASKAAEKLSMTFVLSSDDGSPRESSVAKSLPVPTAFELMIPHTPEANDAGESEAMSQLKTAKAANTTVVLSEGPRLEEVDDSAEVQEGSDKELSQHIRDSPGTPTGSRLSRRSVRRSLMGKTSMTHRTSLAEKYSLASKRESMMRKSVARGMVKRKAAQKSSVSSSRMDVSSSGEAPEDEETVVKTGPPPGPCTPSKLSPQSPQMSLRSRTISRNEQLQETSNNESNLNKNGETQEPPQSARRKPSYKRAVDERYDNQQAEDGGLSPPRRKTPSPTFPASKVVRPFKTFLHTVQKNQLLMTPSSVGRNGVIKSFIRYNTPLQSNPKEKERQKLETLRKKQEAEQLRKQKLEEEKKRRLEEARLKREERLRKVLQARERAEQIEEERKRRIEQKIALFDEKTEKVREERLAEEKMKKKAAAKKMEEAEARRRHDEEARKQKALQQEEEERRHKELMQKRKEEEQERARKIAEQRQAEQEREKQLAVEREMEKKKEQERIQAEKLHEQQEKAARLQKEVLSAKEQLHKETEKKENSPACNSYQMTPQAQKDSKAPTVNPNNYGMDLNSDDSTDDESQPRKPIPAWATGNQLSQAVIRQYYNPPNVDALFGVIASPKLEDIFYKSKPRYFKRTSSAVWSSPPFPGAKSVLGLPYSLKKY; encoded by the exons atgatggcggcggcggcggcgggcccggcgCAGCTGCCGGCGGTATGCAACAGGCGGCTGGCGGAGTTCCTGCGGCAGGTGGACGAGACCGACCTAGTGTGGCTGAAGGAGATCCGTGAGGAGGCGGCCAGGATGTTCAGCAG CCACTACAGCGACGAGCCGGAGCTGATGCCCAAGACGCCGTCGCAGAAGAACCGGCAGCGGAGGAAGCGCCTTTCCGCCCTGCAGGAGGAGAACCAGGAGCCGAGCAGGAAGAG GTTATCTAGAAGGAGGAATAGCAGTGTCAAGGTGGTACCCTCCATACGATACTCTCAAAGACTCCGGAATAAAGAAAACCTGGAACTAATCAGGGCTGAGGCCAAAGAAATCTGTCCACCTCAACGTGTGACAAGATCCCAGGCTGCAACATCTGCTAAAAGCTCCCAGGTCCTTCCTGAGACCCCTCCTGTCCAGCAAGTAGAAGGGAAGGTTCCCTTAGTAGAAGCTGATGTCAGTGATCACATTATCACTGAGCTACACGTCCAGAAGAGTGCATctaaagcagcagagaagctcTCCATGACCTTTGTCTTGAGCTCAGATGATGGTTCTCCCAGGGAAAGCAGTGTTGCCAAATCACTGCCTGTGCCCACAGCCTTTGAGCTGATGATCCCTCATACCCCCGAGGCAAACGATGCCGGAGAAAGCGAGGCTATGTCCCAGCTGAAGACAGCAAAGGCAGCTAATACTACAGTTGTTTTAAGTGAAGGGCCTAGGCTGGAGGAGGTAGATGACTCTGCTGAGGTACAAGAGGGGTCTGATAAGGAGCTTTCCCAGCACATAAGGGATAGCCCAGGGACTCCGACAGGCTCCAGGCTGAGCCGTCGCTCAGTGCGCAGGAGTCTGATGGGTAAAACTTCCATGACTCACAGAACCTCCCTGGCAGAGAAATACTCACTAGCCAGCAAGAGGGAAAGTATGATGCGGAAATCTGTCGCCAGGGGAATGGTCAAGAGGAAGGCAGCTCAGAAGTCATCTGTGTCCTCCAGTCGCATGGATG tcTCCAGCTCTGGAGAGGCACCAGAGGATGAAGAAACAGTTGTCAAAACTGG gccTCCTCCTGGACCTTGTACCCCCTCCAAGTTG AGTCCTCAAAGTCCACAAATGTCCCTTCGCTCTCGAACTATCAGCAGAAATGAACAGCTGCAGGAGACGAGCAACAACG aaagcaactTAAATAAGAATGGGGAGACCCAGGAaccaccccagagtgccag GAGAAAGCCAAGTTACAAAAGAGCTGTGGATGAACGCTATgacaatcagcaggcagaagATGGAGGGCTTTCtcctccaagaagaaaaacCCCGTCCCCTACCTTTCCAGCCAGCAAA GTTGTACGtcctttcaaaacatttttgcacACTGTGCAGAAGAACCAGCTCCTCATGACGCCAAGCTCTGTGGGGAGAAATGGAGTAATAAAATCTTTTATCAGGTACAACACTCCTCTCCAATCTAATCCCAAG gaaaaggagagacagaAGCTAGAGACTctgagaaaaaagcaagaagctgagcagctgagaaaacaaaaactggaggaagaaaagaaacgGCGACTAGAAGAGGCAAGGCT GAAGCGTGAGGAGCGCCTGCGCAAAGTGTTGCAAGCTCGGGAACGGGCAGAACAAatagaggaagagaggaaaaggcGCATTGAGCAGAAGATAGCTCTGTTTGATGAGAAGACTGAGAAG GTGCGGGAAGAAAGGTTGGcagaagagaagatgaaaaagaaagcagctgccaagaaaatggaagaagcaGAGGCCCGGCGCAGGCATGATGAAGAggccagaaaacaaaaagcactgCAGCAG gaggaggaggaacgtCGGCACAAAGAGCTAatgcagaagaggaaggaagaggagcaggaaCGTGCCAGGAAGATTGCTGAGCAGAGACAGGCAgaacaggagagagagaaacaactGGCTgtagagagagagatggagaagaagaaggaacaGGAGAGGATCCAGGCAGAAAA GCTACATGAACAGCAGGAGAAAGCTGCTCGCCTGCAAAAGGAAGTGTTGTCTGCTAAAGAACAGCTCCacaaagagacagaaaagaaagaa AATTCACCTGCCTGCAATTCATACCAGATGACTCCACAGGCCCAGAAAGATTCAAAGGCCCCCACGGTAAATCCAAACAACTATGGAATGGATCTGAATAGCGATGACTCTACTGATGACGAAAGCCAGCCTCGCAAGCCCATCCCTGCCTGGGCCACTG GGAATCAGCTTAGCCAAGCTGTAATCCGCCAGTACTACAACCCTCCCAATGTTGATGCACTCTTTGGGGTGATTGCAAGCCCCAAGCTGGAGGACATCTTTTACAAAAGCAAACCACGCTACTTCAAGCGCACAAGCTCTGCTGTGTGGAGTTCCCCACCATTTCCAGGTGCCAAATCGGTTCTAGGTCTGCCATACAGCCTGAAAAAGTACTGA